The following coding sequences are from one Anguilla anguilla isolate fAngAng1 chromosome 12, fAngAng1.pri, whole genome shotgun sequence window:
- the LOC118210228 gene encoding olfactory receptor 142-like yields MENVSAVTSFILTAYIELEDHRYLYFICFLLLYIMIIVANSVLITVIYIERGLHEPMYLFICSLAVNGIFGSTSLLPSMLVFLLSHSYEISLTQCLLQIYCLHSYVYVEFTILAVMSYDRYVAICHPLHYHLLMSPKKLYAAITLSWVIPFIYFALIFIMTVQLTFCGKIIEKVYCANFPLVKLSCFDTNVQNILALASTFVSPLTQILMILFSYGQIFRICLFASKESQTKAIRTCTPHLLTLINFSVGILFEVIQSRFNMSHVPQKARIFLSVHMGIFPPLFNPVIYGISIQVIKDQIFRWFSSKKISEPHPM; encoded by the coding sequence ATGGAAAATGTATCAGCAGTGACATCCTTCATATTGACGGCATACATTGAACTGGAAgatcacagatatttatacttcATATGTTTCCTTCTTTTATACATTATGATTATAGTGGCCAATTCAGTACTAATAACAGTAATATACATTGAGAGAGGTCTGCATGAAcccatgtatttgtttatatgtagcTTAGCTGTGAACGGAATATTTGGGAGCACATCTTTATTACCATCTATGCTTGTCTTTTTGTTGTCTCATAGTTATGAAATATCTCTGACCCAATGTCTGTTACAGATATATTGTTTACATTCATATGTTTATGTTGAATTTACTATTTTAGCAGTGATGAGCTATGACCGGTATGTTGCAATTTGTCACCCGTTACACTATCACCTCCTCATGTCTCCTAAGAAGCTATATGCAGCTATTACATTATCCTGGGTGATTCCCTTCATTTACTTTGCCCTTATATTCATAATGACTGTTCAGCTGACATTTTGTGGCAAGATTATTGAAAAAGTGTATTGTGCCAATTTTCCTTTAGTTAAACTGTCTTGTTTTGATACGAATGTTCAGAATATTCTTGCCCTGGCATCAACTTTTGTCTCACCTTTAACTCAGATCCTCATGATACTGTTTTCCTATGGACAAATATTCAGAATCTGCCTGTTTGCTTCTAAGGAATCTCAGACCAAAGCTATTCGaacatgcaccccacacttaCTAACTCTGATTAACTTTTCTGTGGGAATCTTATTTGAGGTCATCCAGAGTCGTTTCAACATGAGTCATGTACCTCAAAAAGCTCGCATATTCCTATCTGTACACATGGgcatttttcccccattgttCAATCCTGTAATTTATGGAATTAGCATTCAAGTCATTAAAGATCAGATTTTTAGATGGTttagcagtaaaaaaataagtgaacCCCACCCAATGTga
- the LOC118209243 gene encoding olfactory receptor 52Z1-like codes for MENVSAVTSFILTAYTELEDHRYLYFVCFLLLYIMIIVANAVLITVIYIERGLHEPMYLFICSLAVNGIFGSTSLLPSMLVFLLSHSYEISLTQCLLQIYCLHSYVYVEFTILAVMSYDRYAAICHPLHYHLLMSPKKLYAAITLSWVIPFIYFALFFIMTAQRTFCGRIIEKVYCANFPLVKLSCFDMNVQNILGLALTFVSPLTQILMILFSYGQIFRICLFASKESQTKAIRTCTPHLLTLINFSVGILFELIQSRFNMSHVPHKARIFLSVHMGIFPPLFNPVIYGISIQAIKDQIFRWFSSKKISEPHPM; via the coding sequence ATGGAGAATGTGTCAGCAGTGACGTCCTTCATATTGACGGCATACACTGAACTGGAAgatcacagatatttatacttcgtatgttttcttcttttatacATTATGATTATAGTGGCCAATGCAGTACTAATAACAGTAATATACATTGAGAGAGGTCTGCATGAAcccatgtatttgtttatatgtagcTTAGCTGTGAACGGAATATTTGGGAGCACATCTTTATTACCATCTATGCTTGTCTTTTTGTTGTCTCATAGTTATGAAATATCTCTGACCCAATGTCTGTTACAGATATATTGTTTACATTCATATGTTTACGTTGAATTTACTATTTTAGCAGTGATGAGCTATGACCGTTATGCTGCTATTTGTCACCCATTACACTATCACCTCCTCATGTCTCCTAAGAAGCTATATGCAGCTATTACATTATCCTGGGTGATTCCCTTCATTTACTTTGCCCTTTTTTTCATAATGACTGCTCAGCGCACATTTTGTGGCAGGATTATTGAAAAAGTGTATTGTGCCAATTTTCCTTTAGTTAAACTGTCTTGTTTTGATATGAATGTTCAGAATATTCTTGGACTGGCATTAACTTTTGTCTCACCTTTAACTCAGATCCTCATGATACTGTTTTCCTATGGACAAATATTCAGAATCTGCCTATTTGCTTCTAAGGAATCTCAAACCAAAGCTATTCGaacatgcaccccacacttaCTAACTCTGATTAACTTTTCTGTGGGAATCTTATTTGAGCTCATCCAGAGTCGTTTCAACATGAGTCATGTACCTCATAAAGCTCGCATATTCCTATCTGTACACATGGGCATATTTCCCCCATTGTTCAATCCTGTAATTTATGGAATTAGCATTCAAGCCATTAAAGATCAGATTTTTAGATGGTttagcagtaaaaaaataagtgaacCCCACCCAATGTga
- the LOC118209181 gene encoding olfactory receptor 52L1-like — MLGHLSSQNYERSLTHCLLQIYCLFLYGIVEFTILTVMSYDRYVAICHPLHYHLLMSPRKKLSCFDTSVDNIVGMALIIVCPGLPIILILFSYAQILRICLFASKESQMKALQTCTPHLVTVMNYSVGVLFELVESSFNMSNIPHKARIFLSLYFLIIPPLLNPVIYGMSIHTIRVQIFKLFLAKEKVNSLNSR, encoded by the exons ATGCTTGGCCATTTGTCATCTCAGAATTATGAAAGATCTCTGACCCATTGTCTGTTACAGATATACTGCTTATTCCTGTATGGTATAGTTGAATTTACTATTTTAACAGTGATGAGCTATGACCGTTATGTTGCTATCTGTCACCCATTACACTATCACCTCCTCATGTCCCCTAGAAAG AAATTGTCTTGTTTTGACACGAGTGTTGACAACATTGTTGGAATGGCGTTAATTATAGTGTGTCCTGGTCTGCCGATTATCCTGATACTATTTTCCTACGCGCAAATACTCAGAATCTGCCTCTTTGCTTCTAAGGAATCTCAAATGAAAGCTCTGCAGacatgcaccccacacttaGTGACTGTGATGAACTATTCTGTGGGAGTCTTATTTGAGCTTGTGGAGAGTTCATTTAACATGAGTAACATCCCACACAAAGCTCGCATATTCCTGTCTCTTTACTTTCTGATAATTCCGCCATTGCTTAATCCTGTCATTTATGGAATGAGCATTCACACCATAAGAGTTCAGATTTTCAAGTTGTTCCTTGCTAAAGAAAAAGTAAATTCTCTCAACTCTAGGTGA
- the LOC118209268 gene encoding olfactory receptor 142-like has translation MENVSAVTSFILTAYTELEDHRYLYFICFLLLYIMIIVANSVLITVIYIERGLHEPMYLFICSLAVNGIFGSTSLLPSMLVFLLSHSYEISLTQCLLQIYCLHSYVYVEFTILAVMSYDRYVAICHPLHYHLLMSPKKLYAAITLSWVIPFIYFALIFIMTVQLTFCGKIIEKVYCANFPLVKLSCFDTNVQNILALASTFVSPLTQILMILFSYGQIFRICLFASKESQTKAIRTCTPHLLTMINFSVGILFEVIQSRFNMSHVPQKARIFLSVHMGIFPPLFNPVIYGISIQVIKDQIFRWFSSKKISEPHPM, from the coding sequence ATGGAAAATGTATCAGCAGTGACATCCTTCATATTGACGGCATACACTGAACTGGAAgatcacagatatttatacttcatatgttttcttcttttatacATTATGATTATAGTGGCCAATTCAgtattaataacagtaatatacATTGAGAGAGGTCTGCATGAAcccatgtatttgtttatatgtagcTTAGCTGTGAACGGAATATTTGGGAGCACATCTTTATTACCATCTATGCTTGTCTTTTTGTTGTCTCATAGTTATGAAATATCTCTGACCCAATGTCTGTTACAGATATATTGTTTACATTCATATGTTTATGTTGAATTTACTATTTTAGCAGTGATGAGCTATGACCGGTATGTTGCAATTTGTCACCCGTTACACTATCACCTCCTCATGTCTCCTAAGAAGCTATATGCAGCTATTACATTATCCTGGGTGATTCCCTTCATTTACTTTGCCCTTATATTCATAATGACTGTTCAGCTGACATTTTGTGGCAAGATTATTGAAAAAGTGTATTGTGCCAATTTTCCTTTAGTTAAACTGTCTTGTTTTGATACGAATGTTCAGAATATTCTTGCCCTGGCATCAACTTTTGTCTCACCTTTAACTCAGATCCTCATGATACTGTTTTCCTATGGACAAATATTCAGAATCTGCCTGTTTGCTTCTAAGGAATCTCAGACCAAAGCTATTCGaacatgcaccccacacttaCTAACTATGATTAACTTTTCTGTGGGAATCTTATTTGAGGTCATCCAGAGTCGTTTCAACATGAGTCATGTACCTCAAAAAGCTCGCATATTCCTATCTGTACACATGGgcatttttcccccattgttCAATCCTGTAATTTATGGAATTAGCATTCAAGTCATTAAAGATCAGATTTTTAGATGGTttagcagtaaaaaaataagtgaacCCCACCCAATGTga
- the LOC118209244 gene encoding olfactory receptor 142-like: MENVSAVTSFILTAYTELEDHRYLYFICFLLLYIMIIVANSVLITVIYIERGLHEPMYLFICSLAVNGIFGSTSLLPSMLVFLLSHSYEISLTQCLLQIYCLHSYVYVEFTILAVMSYDRYVAICHPLHYHLLMSPKKLYAAITLSWVIPFIYFALIFIMTVQLTFCGKIIEKVYCANFPLVKLSCFDTNVQNILALASTFVSPLTQILMILFSYGQIFRICLFASKESQTKAIRTCTPHLLTLINYSVGILFEVIQSRFNMSHVPQKARIFLSVHMVIFPPLFNPVIYGISIQVIKDQIFRWFSSKKISEPHPM; the protein is encoded by the coding sequence ATGGAAAATGTATCAGCAGTGACATCCTTCATATTGACGGCATACACTGAACTGGAAgatcacagatatttatacttcatatgttttcttcttttatacATTATGATTATAGTGGCCAATTCAGTACTAATAACAGTAATATACATTGAGAGAGGTCTGCATGAAcccatgtatttgtttatatgtagcTTAGCTGTGAACGGAATATTTGGGAGCACATCTTTATTACCATCTATGCTTGTCTTTTTGTTGTCTCATAGTTATGAAATATCTCTGACCCAATGTCTGTTACAGATATATTGTTTACATTCATATGTTTATGTTGAATTTACTATTTTAGCAGTGATGAGCTATGACCGGTATGTTGCAATTTGTCACCCGTTACACTATCACCTCCTCATGTCTCCTAAGAAGCTATATGCAGCTATTACATTATCCTGGGTGATTCCCTTCATTTACTTTGCCCTTATATTCATAATGACTGTTCAGCTGACATTTTGTGGCAAGATTATTGAAAAAGTGTATTGTGCCAATTTTCCTTTAGTTAAACTGTCTTGTTTTGATACGAATGTTCAGAATATTCTTGCCCTGGCATCAACTTTTGTCTCACCTTTAACTCAGATCCTCATGATACTGTTTTCCTATGGACAAATATTCAGAATCTGCCTGTTTGCTTCTAAGGAATCTCAGACCAAAGCTATTCGaacatgcaccccacacttaCTAACTCTGATTAACTATTCTGTGGGAATCTTATTTGAGGTCATCCAGAGTCGTTTCAACATGAGTCATGTACCTCAAAAAGCTCGCATATTCCTATCTGTACACATGGTCATATTTCCCCCATTGTTCAATCCTGTAATTTATGGAATTAGCATTCAAGTCATTAAAGATCAGATTTTTAGATGGTttagcagtaaaaaaataagtgaacCCCACCCAATGTga